A segment of the Lineus longissimus chromosome 11, tnLinLong1.2, whole genome shotgun sequence genome:
ggaccagtcaactatttttttcattccttaTTTAGTCAGATTGACCTGTCATTAAATGGTCAATTAGTCACGTCCTCTAACAACACTTACCCATACAGAGCCTACATAGAAACCTTATTATCGTACGGTCTAGAGGCAAAGAGGAGTCAGCTACAATCGGCACTTTGGTTTGCCGATGACCCTggcaaatttgagaaaaacgacCCAGCCGGAGCAGACACTAATGGCGGTTTCAAAACAAGAGCAAAGTTTATAGCGAAAAGCAGACAGTTAGACATGTTTGGAAGGTTACACCTTGATTTATGTCATCAGAGTCGTTACTTGCTGAATGGTGTAGATTTGAAATTAAGATTGAATCGTACAAAGAATAATTTCAACCTCATGTCTGATGTAGGCACTGAAGTGACAAAAATAAAGAAAgctgttcttcttgttcaacaAGTCAAGCCTAACCCTGCTGTATTAACCGCCCATGCAAAAGCTCTTAATACCAGTAATGCTAAGTACCCCATTAGAAGAGTTGAGGTGAAAACATTCTCAGTTAATGCGGGCACGCAAACTGTGACTCGAGATAACGTATATTTAGGTCAAGTACCAAGGCGAGTAATTGTTTTCATGACAGATAATGCTGCATTGGTGGGTGCAAAGAATAAAAATCCATTCAATCTTAAACACAATAATCTTAATTTCATAAGCGTTGAAGCGAATAGTCGCACATATCCTGCACAACCATTGACACCATCTTTTGGAACAAATAATAGATACATCAGATCATACATGACATTGTTTACAGATACTGGAAAGGTTCACGACTATATTGGCAACGATATTACAAGAGAAAGTTTCAGAAAAGGGTACAGTCTTTGGGTTTTTGACTTGTCACCAGATAAAGAGGATGGTGATCATGTTCATCTAGTAAAAGAGGGAAACCTTCGACTAGATCTGAAATTTGAGGAGGCTTTGACAGAAACTACATCCGTTTATGTCTATGCCGAATTCGATAACGTAATAGAAATTGATCGtgcaagaaatatcatcaaggaTTTCCAATGAATACTTTAGAATTGATTAAAGTAGCAAAATTACACCCgaaattgcgaaaatatttcaaaggtgtGTATGCCCTAGATCAGATACCTACATTTGTTGATAGTTATCCTTCAGCATACATAATTAATACACATCCAATGAGAAAAGAAGGTGAACACTGGTTAGCTATATGGTTCGATGGTAAGTGCAAGGCAACATTCTTTGATTCGTATGGTTTACCGCCAAGAAGTAAAATCATCGTTAAATTTTTAAAGAGAAATACTTCCTGGTGGACATACTCCAGCAAAGTTTTACAATATCCTTTCTCATTGCTTTGCGGTCAATACTGTCTGTacttcttggtgaaaaaatcACTAGGTTACTCTCTAAAGAACATCTTATCCGGATTTCGAAATGATCTtgaaattaatgataaaaaGGTTGTAAGGTTTCTAAAGAGAACATTTGCATAATTCTGTTATCAACAACCAATCAAAGCAAAGAAATGCTTATGAAaattatataaaatgaatatgtCTGTTGATAGTTGGATATTAGGCACTAGGTCATGGCACAAGCTCAGTTAACTTGGAACGATAAACGCTCAGTCGAAGTGATGATGG
Coding sequences within it:
- the LOC135496123 gene encoding uncharacterized protein F54H12.2-like; the encoded protein is MISVGSCECTKSELELFSLPPTLTSIEKAQHVEYLPLGSLDDDTPIEFFISNRGDEYIDLAKTYLYLEVKVTKSDGTNLDENEKVGPVNYFFHSLFSQIDLSLNGQLVTSSNNTYPYRAYIETLLSYGLEAKRSQLQSALWFADDPGKFEKNDPAGADTNGGFKTRAKFIAKSRQLDMFGRLHLDLCHQSRYLLNGVDLKLRLNRTKNNFNLMSDVGTEVTKIKKAVLLVQQVKPNPAVLTAHAKALNTSNAKYPIRRVEVKTFSVNAGTQTVTRDNVYLGQVPRRVIVFMTDNAALVGAKNKNPFNLKHNNLNFISVEANSRTYPAQPLTPSFGTNNRYIRSYMTLFTDTGKVHDYIGNDITRESFRKGYSLWVFDLSPDKEDGDHVHLVKEGNLRLDLKFEEALTETTSVYVYAEFDNVIEIDRARNIIKDFQ